From the Lysinibacillus fusiformis genome, the window CCTTATCCATACCCCCATTTTCCACTATTCCAACGAAAAAAACCTTAATAACGGACCGAAATTTCAGTCTATTATTAAGGTTTCAAATTTTGTTCAAGTAATATACGCACATTTGCCAAACATTTTTCTAATTTCATTCACAATCTTACTTCTAAAGCTTCTTTTATGGGATTTAGCCAGTTTTATTCTAGTGCTGGAAATTTTGTTAAGAGGATTTTGAGCGGGGTCCTTACCTTTTGGAGCGCTTTTCGCTTCTTTTGGAGCGGTATCCTTACCTTGGAGCGCTTTTCACTTCTTATGGAGCGGCTTCCTTATCTTTTTGATCACTTTTCACTTCTTTTGGAGCGACTTCCTCATCTTTTTGATCACTTTTCACTTCCTTTGGAGCGGCTCCCTCATCTTTTTGATCACTTTTCACTTCTTTTGAAGCGGCTTCCTTACCTTTTTGATCACTTTTCACATCATTTGGAGCGGCTTCCTTACCTTTTTGATCACTTTTCACTTCATTTGGAGCGGCTTCCTCATCTTTTTGATCACTTTTCACATCATTTGAAGCGGCTTCCTTATCTTTTTGATCACTCTTCACTTCCTTTGGAGCGGCTTCCTTATCTTTTTGATCACTTTTCACTTCATTTGGAGCGGCTTCCTTATCTTTTTGATCACTTTTCACTTCATTTGGAGCGGCTTCCTTATCTTTTTGATCACTTTTCACTTCTTTTGGAGCGGCTTCCTCACTTTTATGAGCGCTTCAATCGACTTCTTGAGCGGCTTCCTCACTTTTATGAGCGCTTCAATCAACTTCTTGAGCGGCTTCCTCACTTTTATGAGCGCTTCAATCAACTTCTTGAGCGGCTTCCTCACTTTTATGAGCGCTTCAATCGACTTCCCTAGAGGAGTCCTCACCTTTTGGAGTGTTCTAGACATCCTTTCGAGTGAAGTACACCAACTTCAAGCAACCAATCAAATAGAAATACAAAATAAAGCTCATCCTCAATAAAATCGAATGAGCTTTTTGGGTTCATTAACCATTAAATACGGTCTTCTTCTCGAATATCTGCGAGTGGAACAAAGATTTCGATGTGACGCTTCAGGTTTTCAAATGTAGCGGGAGCGTCTCCGCCATATTCGCCATCTAGGTTAAGGTGGACTTCATTTTCTGTAGTGACTTTGACAACGCTAGCTTTTTTATAGATGACACGATCATCATTTAAATGTTCGCCTCTTAATGCCATAGCAGCTAGTTGAATAAACTCAGGCAGGCTTACTTTTTTTAGTACGATTAAAGTAAAGTAACCATCATTAATACTTGCATCTGGTGCTAGTTTTTCAAAGCCTCCTACTGAATTCGTTAAACCACATAGGAACATCATAGCGTCGCCATCAAATACTTCGCCATCATATTCAATACGCATATGTGAGGCTTTGATGGATGGAATCATCTCAACCGCCTTCACATAATAGGCTAACTGACCAAGCATTGTTTTCATTTTGCTTGGTACTTCGTAAGTTAGTTCTGTAATACGTCCGCCAGCAGCAATATTGATGAAATAGCGTTCGCCATTTAAGAGACCTACATCCACTGGTAATGTGTCGCCTTGAATAATAATGTCTACAGCCTCTTCAATATTTCGAGGGATATGCACGGCACGGGCAAAATCATTTGTAGTGCCCATCGGAATTAGACCAACTTTTGGACGGTTTTCAAATGGACTTACACCTGAAACAACTTCATTTAATGTGCCATCTCCACCAACTGCGATGATGATATCAAAACCGCGTTCTACCGCATTTTTTGCTGCAAGCGTTGCATCGCCTTCACATGTTGTTGCGTGACAGGATGTCTCATAGCCTGCTACCTCTAGTTTTTCCAACACCTCTGGTAGATGTTTCTTAAACACTTCGCGTCCAGATGTAGGATTATAAATGATTCTTGCTCGTTTCATAACATACCTTCCTGCTTCATAAGATTCTACTTCATTCAACGATTTATACGTTGAAATGTTGCAATGCTCTTGTTATTTTTGTAATGCTTCTGTTACCTGCTTTTTAAAATCCTCATAAACATATGTCCAATATGTTTGATTCGAGATATTTTCCTCACGAATTTCTGCATAAAGAGCCTTTTGCGCCTCTTCAAATGTTGGATCTTCTTTATCTGGTAAGCTTGCTCGTTTCGTTACGACTAACTCTTGTAATTCAGGTGCACGGGGTCCCCATTTTCCAACAACCTCACCAGCATCATCTAACAATAGATAAATTGGGATTGCACGACCGCCATTTGTTAAATAACGATCAATTAGCTCTGTATCTGTATCGCGGAAAACGGTACGCATGTCTAATCCTGCCGCTTCAGCAATACGACGAATAATCGGATTGTTTAACATTGCGTCGCCGCACCAATCTTCTGTAATCGTTAAAATCTTAGGTTGCTTATCCTTTAATAACTCGATAAAGCCATCAGTTGTTGGTACTTCAAAGCCATCATAAATACGAAAGCTTTCTTCTTTCAATGTCGTCATGTTCTCCATATATTGTTGTATTGATATAGCTTCGTTAAAATATTGTTGTTCTGTTTTCATTGGCTCGTCCCCCTTATTATTGTCTATTCTATATTTTGCTATGAATACTCTTTTTAAACAACTATTAAGTTTCGCAAAATGCAAATTTGTTACATTTTTGAAAATTAATAGCCGAGGGAGCAATGAAGCTCTCTCGGCTATTATGTTACAACGAGTATTATCGTTTGGCAATTTCTTGTTGTAATAATTTATTAACCATTGGTGGGTTGGCTTGACCTTTTGTTGCCTTCATAATTTGACCAACTAAGAAGCCAATAGCACGGTCCTTACCATTTTTGAAGTCTTCGATAGATTGTGCATTGTTATCTAAAACTTCTGTTACGATTGCTAGTAATGCACCTTCATCAGAAATTTGAACTAAGCCTTTCGCTTTCACGATATCCTGTGCAGAGCCGCCATTTTCTACTAACTCAGCAAATACTTTTTTACCGATCTTAGAAGAAATTGTACCGTCCGTGATTAATTTCACCATTTCAGAAAGGTTTTCTGGTGTTAATGCAGTATCTTTAAGATCTTTTTGCTCTGCGTTTAAGTAAGCAGAAACATCACCCATTAACCAGTTAGCAGAAAGCTTTGCATCTGCACCTTTCACTATCATTGCCTCAAAGAAGTCTGAGATTTCTTTAGAAATAACAAGAACTCCAGCATCATATGGTGTTAAGCCTAATTCTTCAACATAACGCTTTTTACGAGCATCTGGAAGCTCAGGAATTTCAGATTTCACACGCTCTAACCATGCATCATCAATTGAAAGACGAACTAAGTCTGGCTCTGGGAAGTAACGGTAATCATCTGTTCCCTCTTTAACACGCATTAAAATTGTTTTACCTGTTTTTTCATCAAAACGACGTGTTTCTTGCTCAATCACACCACCAGATAATAATACATCTGCTTGACGTAATTCTTCATGCTCTAAACCACGACGAACATAGTTAAAGGAGTTCAGGTTTTTAAGCTCTGTTTTTGTACCAAATTCTTCTTGACCATAAGGACGAATAGAAATGTTGGCATCACAACGTAGTGAGCCTTCTTCCATCTTACAATCAGATACGTCTGTATATTGAATAATTGATTTTAATTTTTCTAGGTAGGCATATGCTTCGTTTGGTGTACGAATGTCTGGCTCAGAAACGATTTCAACAAGCGGTGTACCTTGACGGTTAAAGTCGACTAATGAGTGGTCACCAGCATGTGAAAGCTTCCCAGCATCTTCTTCCATATGAAGACGTGTAATCCCGATACGTTTTGTATAGCCGTCTACTTCAATATCAATCCAGCCATTTTTACCGATTGGTTTATCGAATTGTGAAATTTGATAAGCTTTCGGATTATCTGGATAGAAGTAGTTTTTACGGTCAAATTTTGTTTCTTGTTCGATTTCCATATTGAGTGCAAGCGCTGCACGCATAGCGAAATCTACTACATTTTTGTTTAGGACTGGTAGGACACCAGGATAGCCTAAATCGATTACTGTTGTATTTGTATTTGGTTCAGCACCAAAGTGAGCTGGTGCTGGTGAGAAGATTTTTGAGTTTGTTTTCAACTCAACGTGTACTTCTAAACCAATGACTGTTTCAAAGTTCATGTTATTTTCCCTCCCACATTTGAGGAACTTGTTTATGGAACTCAGTTGCTTGTTCAAAAGCATGAGCTACACGGTAAATTGTTGCTTCATCGAAGTATTTACCAATAATTTGTAAACCTAGTGGTAGATCGTTTTCAAAGCCACAAGGAATTGAAATCGCTGGAACGCCCGCTAAGTTCATCGGGATTGTTAAAATATCGTTAGCATACATCGTCATTGGGTCATCAACATTTTCACCAATTTTGAATGCAGGTGTTGGAGCTGTTGGTCCAATGATGACATCAAAGTCTTCAAATACTTTATCGTAGTCCGCTTTAATCAGTGTACGTGCTTGTTGTGCCTTTTTGTAGTACGCATCATACGTACCTGCGCTTAGTGAGTATGTTCCAAGCATGATACGGCGTTTTACTTCATCACCAAAGCCTTGTGCACGTGTTTCTTTATAAAGGTCTATTAAATTTGTCACGTTTTCTGCGCGGAAACCGTAACGGATACCATCAAAACGAGATAAGTTAGAAGACGCTTCAGATGATGATAGGATATAGTACGCAGCAAGTGCATATTTTGAATGAGGAAGTGATACTTCTTCTACAGTAGCGCCTAAGCCTTTTAATACCTCTAATGCTGCAAGCACTGATTGACGAGCTGCTTCGCCAACACCTTCACCAAGGAATTCTTTTGGTACAGCGATACGTAAGCCCTTTACATCACCAGTAAGAGCTGCAGCGTAATTTGGCACCTCAACATTTGCAGAAGTCGAATCATTTGGATCTAATCCAGCAATAGCTTCTAGTAATAGCGCATTATCTTCAACATTGCGTGTAATTGGTCCAATTTGATCTAGAGAAGATGCAAATGCAACAAGACCAAAACGAGATACACGACCATATGTAGGTTTCATCCCTACAACACCACAGTAAGCTGCAGGTTGACGGATTGAACCACCTGTATCTGAGCCAAGAGAGAATGGTACTTCACCTGCTGCTACTGCTGCTGCAGATGCACCTGAAGATCCTCCTGGTACGTGGTTTAAGTTCCATGGATTTTTTGTTGTTTGATAGTATGAGTTTTCGTTCGAAGAACCCATTGCAAACTCGTCCATGTTTAATTTACCAACTGTAATCATGCCAGCTTCACGTAGCTTATTGACAACAGTTGCGTCGTAGATTGGCATAAAGCCTTCCAGAATTTTAGAGGCACAAGTTGTTTCTAAGCCTTCTGTTACGATGTTGTCTTTCACACCGATTGGTAGACCGAATAATGGTCCACGCTTTTCAAATGGTACTTTATCCATTTCAGCAGCTTGTGCAGTTGCTTTTTCTTCGTTTGAAGCAAGGAATGCTTGTACATCGCCATCAAGCTTTGCAATACGCTCGTATGCTTCTTTCGTTAAGTCAGCGATTGATAAGTTACCCGCTTTAATTTCCGCTTGTAACTCCTTAGCTGAACGTTCAAATAACGTCATGAGGAATCCTCCTATGTTTTAGTATTACATGATAGCTGGTACTTTTACTTGACCATCTTCTTGTTCTTTTACGTTTAACATCATTACTTCGCGGTCTAAACCTTTTACTGCTACATCTTCACGCATTACATTCACTAATGGTAAAACGTGCGTTGTTGGTTCAACATTTGTTGTATCCAGTTCATTTAACTGCTCCGCAAAGTCTGTAATTTTTCCAAGCTGTTCAGCAAATTTCTCTGCTTCTTCTTCTGTAATTGCAAGACGTGCTAAATTTGCCACGTGCTTTACTTCTTCTTTTGTTAATTTAGCCATTTTTCACACCTCCGAATACTTGTTCAATTCATTGTTTTTATTGATAACAATAGGGTTGAATAAAGTTAACCATGCCAATAATCATAACATTTTTCATTTTAAAAATCACAACTTTCACTAAAAATATAGAAACTTTCACTACTATAACAAAGTGTTGTCTCTATCTCCCTATTGTGTTCCTCTATTTCTATCCATCTAATAAAAAATATAGTCAGCACAAAGGCTGACTATATTAATCATAGACATGCACGTAAGGGTCCTTATCATTGGCCTTTTTGATGATTAATGCCTCAGGACCATTCACTGAAGTAACGCTCACTTCCACATGAATATTATCAAATTGATTGATTAAAATACCCGTCAAATATTGCGTAAATCCGATTATTTCTGCTTTGCCGAAAAATTGGATTGGTATTTCAATCGAAAGATTTTGTATTTGTTTATTGCGATAGAAACCAGTACCGATCACACTTGTATAGTTGGAAAAATATTTATCAACATCTTGTTTGAAATTCTTGAAGTTATTGTTGACATCTCGGTATATATCCTGTGAATCGTCTGTTGGGAATAAGACATAATTTTCATCTATTCCTTCCCAATCGGCAATGTTGTTCTGTCCAGCTTTTGCTACACCATAGCTAAAATATGCTCCTGGAATAATTTGATTGCGGGCTTGCTGCTTAAACAAACCAACAACAATCGGTACATCTTTTAACTCTTCACGTGAACGTAAACGAGAAACGATTTCAGCAGCCATTTTTTTGCCTTGCTCAATAAGAGTAGCCTCTGAAATTGGTTCCTCGTAATATTCGCCATACTGTTCTTTTTGATAATAATAAATAGAATTTAAGGAAAGACCGATTGAAATCCCACCTAGTTTCACTTTATTATCCTTCGTTTTTGTTAAGTAGTTTTGCTCTACAATATGGGATAAATAAACTGGAGCCTTTGTTGCTCGTTCCTCTGGTGTCATTGTGTCTGTTGTCGGTGGATTTAATCCATCTTCTGTTTGTGAACTACGAGCAAGCCAAGAGCTTACTGTACTTTCAGCTAAATATTGACCTTCTTGGAAGTAGTAGTTTTCTGTGTCGAACTCATTTTGAGATAGACGCATTAAACCCGATTCAACTTCCTTCATATCGTATTTCGTATAAATGTTAGATACCACTAGACCTCTACTTGCACTCTCTTTATAAGGGATAAGCGTCTTATAATAGGATTCATCAATTTGTATGCTTGGGATAATTGTTGTTTCAGCTTTTTCTTTCTGTTGCGTTTCCTGTGTAAGCTCTGTCTCCTTCTTGTCAGAAGGCACACAGCCGACTAGCATTGCAGCAGCTACGATTGCTGGAATGAGTCGAAAAGACTTCATTATTTAGTGCTCCTTTACTAATAGTCAATTTTAGGTCGACGAAACTACTCGACGCCTTGATGTAACTGTTGTGCATTCCACATCGCTTCCTATTCAAAAGAGGAGGACATCATGCACTTATTAGATGAGGTTAAGTTGTTCAATTAAGTTATCTTCAGTCCAAACGTCGATACCTAATTGCTCAGCCTTTGTTAGCTTAGACCCCGCATCCGCACCTGCGATCACAAGATCCGTTTTTTTGCTGACACTACCCGTGACTGTACCACCTAACTCTTCTATTTTCGCTTTTGCTTCGTTGCGTGTCAATTGCTCAAGTTTACCAGTTAAGACAATTGTTTTACCTGCAAAAGGACTATCACCTATCGCCACTTCTACCTTTTTACCTTTATATGTCATATTCACGCCTACCTCAGCAAGACGCTCAATGACTGCTCGTGCATCTTCATTGGAGAAATACTCCACTAACGATGAGGCCATTTTATCTCCAATCTCATAAATCGCCACAAGCTGATCTTCCGTTGCTGCCATCACCGCTTCCATCGAACCGAATTCCTCGGATACGATTTTGGCTGCTTTTTCACCCACATGTCGAATTCCTAAGCCAATTAATAAACGCTCCATCGAATTTTCTTTCGAGGCTTGAATGGCATTAACTAAATTCGTTGCAGATTTCTCGCCCATGCGTTCCAATTCCACGAGTTGCTCAACCGTTAAATGATAGAGATCCGAAACATCATGTATTAAATCTGCACGCAATAATTGCTCCACTACTTTGTCTCCAAGACCATCAATATTCATTGCGTTTCGAGAAACAAAATATTTTATGCTCTCTGCAATTTGAGCAAAGCAAGCAGGGTTTACACAGCGCAGGGCCACTTCGCCTTCAATACGTATCAATTCACTATCACAAACAGGGCAATTTTTTGGCATGACAAAAGGTACTGAATCCTCAGGACGTTGCTCTATTAGCACACCTACAACTTGAGGGATAATATCTCCAGCTTTTCGAATAATAACTGTATCTCCAAGACGAATATCCTTATCTCGGATTAAATCCTCATTGTGTAAAGAAGCACGTTGAACCGTCGTCCCTGCAACTTGTACTGGCGTTAAAATAGCCGTAGGAGTAACAACACCTGTACGTCCTACTGTTAAATCAATATCAAGCAACGTTGTCACAACTTCCTCTGCAGGAAACTTATAAGCAATCGCCCAACGGGGACTTTTTGCTGTATAGCCTAGCTCGTCTTGCTGCGCATAACGATCCACCTTAATCACGATGCCATCAATTTCGTACGCTAAATTTGGACGATTTTCTGTCCAATGTTCTATAAAGGCCATTACTTCTTCAATGGTTGTGCAACGTTGGCGCTCTTTGTTAGAAGGGAAGCCTAGCCCCTCTAAATAATCGAGCATTTCTGCATGTCCATCCATCCCATAAATCTCACCATCTCCACCAATGGCATAGATAAAAGTTGATAGTTGGCGACTTGCTGCAATTTTAGGATCTAATTGACGCAATGAGCCAGCAGCGGCATTCCGTGGATTAGCAAATAATTCTTCCCCATTGTCAGCACGTTGCGTATTTAATTTTTCAAATGATTTTTTCGGCATGTACGCCTCACCGCGTACTTCGATTGTAATAGGCTCTTTTAAACGTAGTGGGATCGCTCGGATAGTCTTTAAATTGGCAGTAATATCTTCTCCTACCACACCGTCTCCTCTTGTTGCCCCTTGTACAAACACGCCATTTTTATACTTCAATGAAATAGCCAAACCATCTATTTTCAGCTCACATACATATGAAAATTGATCTCCGATTGCCTGACGAACTTTACGATCGAATTCTTGTAAATCTGCTTCATTAAAAGCATTTGAAAGACTAAGCATTGGGTAATCATGTGTCACTTTTTTAAAGCCCTCTACCACTGCTCCACCAACACGCTGCGTAGGAGAATCAGGGTATATGAGTGATGGGTTCGCTTCTTCTAATGCAATTAGTTCCTGTAATAACTGGTCATAGACACTATCAGCTACGACAGGTTTATCTAACACATAATAGGCATAACCATATTCATGCAATAATTTATTTAACTCCGCTATACGCTGTTCTATTTCGTTCATTTATGTTCCTCCGCTTACGCTTTTTCAATCGGTGCAAATTGAGCAAGTAATCGCTTAATACCAATTGGTTGTGGGAATGCGATATCGAGCTCTGTACTATCACCTTCACCTTTTACACTAACAACCATACCTGTTCCCCATTTTTTATGAATCGCCTTATCTCCAGCCTTCCACCCAAATTGATCTCCACCCGTTGCTTGTAAACGTGCTGTAGCAGGTTGTGTTTGCTGAGTAGCACCAAGTGTACGCTTTTGATGGCCACCTGTTGAACGATTGTTAGTAGCAAATGGTATTGTTGATTTTGTTCCTGCCTTAGAAATAGACTCTGTAATATCTTGAGAAATTTCACCTAAAAATCGTGACGCATTATTAAAGCTTGAACGACCAAAAATCGTTCGGCTTTGTGCACATGTTAAGTATAGACGTTCCTCAGCGCGGGTCACGCCAACATACATAAGGCGACGTTCCTCTTCCATTTCATCTTGATCGTCTAGTGAGCGAGAATGTGGGAAGATGTTTTCCTCCATGCCGATAATAAAGACAACTGGGAACTCTAAGCCCTTAGCGGCATGCATCGTCATTAAAATAATATTACCTTTGGATGTATCTTCTTTATCGAGTGCATCAATATCAGCAATAAGAGCTAAATCTGTTAAAAAGGCAATTAAGCTTTTATCATCACTGCGCTCCTCAAAAGCCTTTGTGACAGATAAAAACTCTTCAATATTTTCTAAACGACTTTCTGCTTCAATTGTTTTTTCGTTTTGTAACATTGCTCGATAACCGGATTTATCAATAACTTGCTCCACAATTTCCGTGACAGATAAATATTCCTGCATTTGTGTAAAGCCTTTAATCATCGCATAAAATTGCTCAGCTGAATTTGCCGCTTTCCCTGATAGCCCCATGAAGACAAGATCATTCATCGCGTCAAAAATCGAACGATCCTGATCTATCGCATAACGTGCCATTTTTTCAAAGGATGTTGCGCCAATACTGCGCTTTGGCTCATTAATAATACGTGCTAGTGATAAATCATCGTCATTATTGGCAATCAGTCGTAAGTATGCTAGTAAGTCCTTTATCTCTTTTCGATCATAGAACTTTGTTCCGCCTACTATTTGATAGGCCATATTGGATTTAACTAGTAC encodes:
- the ligA gene encoding NAD-dependent DNA ligase LigA, with translation MNEIEQRIAELNKLLHEYGYAYYVLDKPVVADSVYDQLLQELIALEEANPSLIYPDSPTQRVGGAVVEGFKKVTHDYPMLSLSNAFNEADLQEFDRKVRQAIGDQFSYVCELKIDGLAISLKYKNGVFVQGATRGDGVVGEDITANLKTIRAIPLRLKEPITIEVRGEAYMPKKSFEKLNTQRADNGEELFANPRNAAAGSLRQLDPKIAASRQLSTFIYAIGGDGEIYGMDGHAEMLDYLEGLGFPSNKERQRCTTIEEVMAFIEHWTENRPNLAYEIDGIVIKVDRYAQQDELGYTAKSPRWAIAYKFPAEEVVTTLLDIDLTVGRTGVVTPTAILTPVQVAGTTVQRASLHNEDLIRDKDIRLGDTVIIRKAGDIIPQVVGVLIEQRPEDSVPFVMPKNCPVCDSELIRIEGEVALRCVNPACFAQIAESIKYFVSRNAMNIDGLGDKVVEQLLRADLIHDVSDLYHLTVEQLVELERMGEKSATNLVNAIQASKENSMERLLIGLGIRHVGEKAAKIVSEEFGSMEAVMAATEDQLVAIYEIGDKMASSLVEYFSNEDARAVIERLAEVGVNMTYKGKKVEVAIGDSPFAGKTIVLTGKLEQLTRNEAKAKIEELGGTVTGSVSKKTDLVIAGADAGSKLTKAEQLGIDVWTEDNLIEQLNLI
- a CDS encoding thioredoxin family protein produces the protein MKTEQQYFNEAISIQQYMENMTTLKEESFRIYDGFEVPTTDGFIELLKDKQPKILTITEDWCGDAMLNNPIIRRIAEAAGLDMRTVFRDTDTELIDRYLTNGGRAIPIYLLLDDAGEVVGKWGPRAPELQELVVTKRASLPDKEDPTFEEAQKALYAEIREENISNQTYWTYVYEDFKKQVTEALQK
- a CDS encoding diacylglycerol kinase produces the protein MKRARIIYNPTSGREVFKKHLPEVLEKLEVAGYETSCHATTCEGDATLAAKNAVERGFDIIIAVGGDGTLNEVVSGVSPFENRPKVGLIPMGTTNDFARAVHIPRNIEEAVDIIIQGDTLPVDVGLLNGERYFINIAAGGRITELTYEVPSKMKTMLGQLAYYVKAVEMIPSIKASHMRIEYDGEVFDGDAMMFLCGLTNSVGGFEKLAPDASINDGYFTLIVLKKVSLPEFIQLAAMALRGEHLNDDRVIYKKASVVKVTTENEVHLNLDGEYGGDAPATFENLKRHIEIFVPLADIREEDRI
- the gatB gene encoding Asp-tRNA(Asn)/Glu-tRNA(Gln) amidotransferase subunit GatB, with translation MNFETVIGLEVHVELKTNSKIFSPAPAHFGAEPNTNTTVIDLGYPGVLPVLNKNVVDFAMRAALALNMEIEQETKFDRKNYFYPDNPKAYQISQFDKPIGKNGWIDIEVDGYTKRIGITRLHMEEDAGKLSHAGDHSLVDFNRQGTPLVEIVSEPDIRTPNEAYAYLEKLKSIIQYTDVSDCKMEEGSLRCDANISIRPYGQEEFGTKTELKNLNSFNYVRRGLEHEELRQADVLLSGGVIEQETRRFDEKTGKTILMRVKEGTDDYRYFPEPDLVRLSIDDAWLERVKSEIPELPDARKKRYVEELGLTPYDAGVLVISKEISDFFEAMIVKGADAKLSANWLMGDVSAYLNAEQKDLKDTALTPENLSEMVKLITDGTISSKIGKKVFAELVENGGSAQDIVKAKGLVQISDEGALLAIVTEVLDNNAQSIEDFKNGKDRAIGFLVGQIMKATKGQANPPMVNKLLQQEIAKR
- a CDS encoding CamS family sex pheromone protein; translated protein: MKSFRLIPAIVAAAMLVGCVPSDKKETELTQETQQKEKAETTIIPSIQIDESYYKTLIPYKESASRGLVVSNIYTKYDMKEVESGLMRLSQNEFDTENYYFQEGQYLAESTVSSWLARSSQTEDGLNPPTTDTMTPEERATKAPVYLSHIVEQNYLTKTKDNKVKLGGISIGLSLNSIYYYQKEQYGEYYEEPISEATLIEQGKKMAAEIVSRLRSREELKDVPIVVGLFKQQARNQIIPGAYFSYGVAKAGQNNIADWEGIDENYVLFPTDDSQDIYRDVNNNFKNFKQDVDKYFSNYTSVIGTGFYRNKQIQNLSIEIPIQFFGKAEIIGFTQYLTGILINQFDNIHVEVSVTSVNGPEALIIKKANDKDPYVHVYD
- the pcrA gene encoding DNA helicase PcrA, with amino-acid sequence MEQLTKNLLAGMNPEQESAVKTTEGPLLIMAGAGSGKTRVLTHRIAYLVIEKEVYPSKILAITFTNKAAREMRDRIDGILGNGTSDSMWVSTFHSMCVRILRRNIDQLGISRNFSILDSTDQLSVIKNVMKEENIDPKRFEPRAILNAISAAKNECITADEYAGQINDKNPYEQTVARVYKGYEKRLRRNQSLDFDDLIMTTITLFKRVPEVLEYYQNKFQYIHVDEYQDTNKSQYLLVQLLAKKFKNICVVGDSDQSIYRWRGADIGNILSFEKDYPAAKVIMLEQNYRSTQRILQAANDVIQNNTTRYPKELRTENSEGEKIALYKAYNEQEEAQFVVQTIHQLIEKENRSFDDFAILYRTNAQSRVMEEVLVKSNMAYQIVGGTKFYDRKEIKDLLAYLRLIANNDDDLSLARIINEPKRSIGATSFEKMARYAIDQDRSIFDAMNDLVFMGLSGKAANSAEQFYAMIKGFTQMQEYLSVTEIVEQVIDKSGYRAMLQNEKTIEAESRLENIEEFLSVTKAFEERSDDKSLIAFLTDLALIADIDALDKEDTSKGNIILMTMHAAKGLEFPVVFIIGMEENIFPHSRSLDDQDEMEEERRLMYVGVTRAEERLYLTCAQSRTIFGRSSFNNASRFLGEISQDITESISKAGTKSTIPFATNNRSTGGHQKRTLGATQQTQPATARLQATGGDQFGWKAGDKAIHKKWGTGMVVSVKGEGDSTELDIAFPQPIGIKRLLAQFAPIEKA
- the gatC gene encoding Asp-tRNA(Asn)/Glu-tRNA(Gln) amidotransferase subunit GatC, producing MAKLTKEEVKHVANLARLAITEEEAEKFAEQLGKITDFAEQLNELDTTNVEPTTHVLPLVNVMREDVAVKGLDREVMMLNVKEQEDGQVKVPAIM
- the gatA gene encoding Asp-tRNA(Asn)/Glu-tRNA(Gln) amidotransferase subunit GatA, with the translated sequence MTLFERSAKELQAEIKAGNLSIADLTKEAYERIAKLDGDVQAFLASNEEKATAQAAEMDKVPFEKRGPLFGLPIGVKDNIVTEGLETTCASKILEGFMPIYDATVVNKLREAGMITVGKLNMDEFAMGSSNENSYYQTTKNPWNLNHVPGGSSGASAAAVAAGEVPFSLGSDTGGSIRQPAAYCGVVGMKPTYGRVSRFGLVAFASSLDQIGPITRNVEDNALLLEAIAGLDPNDSTSANVEVPNYAAALTGDVKGLRIAVPKEFLGEGVGEAARQSVLAALEVLKGLGATVEEVSLPHSKYALAAYYILSSSEASSNLSRFDGIRYGFRAENVTNLIDLYKETRAQGFGDEVKRRIMLGTYSLSAGTYDAYYKKAQQARTLIKADYDKVFEDFDVIIGPTAPTPAFKIGENVDDPMTMYANDILTIPMNLAGVPAISIPCGFENDLPLGLQIIGKYFDEATIYRVAHAFEQATEFHKQVPQMWEGK